One region of Cydia pomonella isolate Wapato2018A chromosome 9, ilCydPomo1, whole genome shotgun sequence genomic DNA includes:
- the LOC133521583 gene encoding zinc carboxypeptidase-like — MGSNSILISPASFIHTYLSHFTKLMHIADPLREANAKMNCLFVLLFYFCADAFAASVDVKTYSGYREYQVIGDKESLDRFEESAKRFEELFLIKRYSATSLQTLVSPELVDFFDETVKKLNLRATLVFDDVSEIIQQEKAPSLRKKGFSWSAYYDIDDIYGYLHNMSVTYPQWTELVVGGESYEGRQIKGLRINTPDGRAEGKPAVFIESGIHAREWITPATTTYFINQLLTSDNPDVEALRNQFDWHIFPSVNPDGYHFSFTKDRMWRKTRSKSSNGCYGADPNRNWDYNWLKHGANDNPCDYQVYGGSKPFSEIETRTLSKYISNVENLLGYIAFHADAQMLLLPYSDSEEHNDNYNDLVTIGKTSLDYGYKVNHAKYDGPATAAEVLYKASGGSMDWVRFALGTQLVYTYELRGYYFYWPPALIYQQGNEVTQMMLGLFKEAGNLGYYK; from the exons ATGGGCTCAAATAGCATTCTCATTTCACCCGCATcgttcatacatacatatctgAGCCACTTCACGAAGTTAATGCACATAGCTGACCCGCTTCGCGAAGCAAACGCAAAGATGAATTGCCTTTTCGTGctgctattttatttttgtgcgGACGCATTTGCGGCCAGTGTTGATGTCAAAACGTATAGTGGTTATAGAGAATATCAGGTGATAGGCGACAAAGAAAGTCTTGATAGATTTGAAGAAAGTGCAAAAAGGTTTGAG GAATTGTTTCTCATTAAACGCTACAGTGCAACTTCGCTTCAAACCCTCGTGTCACCGGAGCTAGTCGACTTTTTCGACGAAACCGTCAAAAAGCTTAACTTACGAGCTACGCTTGTATTTGACGATGTATCAGA AATAATACAGCAGGAAAAAGCTCCCAGCTTACGGAAGAAAGGTTTCTCCTGGTCCGCATACTACGACATTGATGAT ATATACGGCTACCTCCATAACATGAGTGTGACATACCCTCAATGGACCGAGTTGGTGGTTGGCGGGGAAAGCTACGAAGGCCGACAGATCAAGGGGCTGAGAATCAACACACCCGATGGAAGGGCCGAGGGAAAACCAGCTGTTTTCATCGAGTCCG GCATCCACGCTCGAGAATGGATCACCCCCGCCACAACGACCTATTTCATCAATCAACTGCTCACGAGCGACAACCCTGACGTTGAGGCCCTGCGGAATCAATTCGACTGGCACATTTTTCCGAGTGTCAACCCTGATGGCTATCACTTTAGTTTTACTAAA GACCGTATGTGGAGAAAAACTCGTTCAAAATCAAGCAACGGCTGCTACGGAGCGGATCCGAATCGCAACTGGGACTACAACTGGCTTA AGCACGGCGCGAACGACAACCCCTGCGATTACCAAGTCTACGGCGGCTCCAAGCCGTTCTCCGAGATCGAGACCCGAACCCTGTCCAAGTACATCTCTAACGTGGAGAACCTTCTCGGCTACATTGCTTTTCACGCGGATGCTCAGATGCTGCTGCTTCCTTATTCGGACTCAGAGGAGCATAACGATAACTACAATGACTtg GTAACAATCGGCAAAACATCTTTAGACTACGGGTATAAGGTGAATCATGCTAAATATGATGGCCCTGCTACCGCTGCGGAAGTTCTAT ACAAAGCCTCAGGCGGCAGCATGGACTGGGTGCGGTTCGCTCTTGGAACTCAACTGGTGTACACGTATGAGCTGAGAGGGTACTACTTCTACTGGCCACCAGCGCTGATCTACCAGCAAGGAAACGAGGTCACGCAGATGATGTTGGGACTGTTTAAGGAAGCCGGGAATCTTGGATACTACAAATAA